One part of the Raphanus sativus cultivar WK10039 chromosome 7, ASM80110v3, whole genome shotgun sequence genome encodes these proteins:
- the LOC108831209 gene encoding uncharacterized protein At3g60930, chloroplastic-like, with the protein MDPPKEDSGETGISASGKRLMKVKQEIGEKMKRDKKEAKDSIAGRVSKQVKKKDVSGGSASLGPHSPSSLKIQEVVNLMVQAHGQKEFARVCSSDETPETAPEGWFCIHEKYISKCHLQFPLPDLLLDLLDHYQLALSQLCPSVIRVINGFITRAKEEGVAVGLTELMSLYTIKEISSKDGGSGTYYLPCRPRLGLFKSSGSDDDWRKKYFMSRLIPPQFQWVVLFRLFDFEDPPKLIDKLSRALFRKLHQSPNTWTSFTTSRIGSARFPDRYNARFLYPIPAEDLEVSEGPFVVDLSTGASTSETEKTQAPKMRPSFRSRSKPAAAASASRGSDKTQGGAFLSSLKEVLDDGSSVHVRDVNPVETRAQDVVPRPEIPPVDVNPQAARDPSEVEPPRNKRSRTDLGDRPTRSSSSSSRGGTVGWNFTHSKPGSILDDPWGLATIMRHMKMVGCSMPSINGLTNKEEYIEIAHHMGQLEPLTKLS; encoded by the exons ATGGATCCTCCGAAAGAAGATTCCGGCGAGACCGGAATCTCTGCCTCCGGCAAACGTTTAATGAAGGTTAAACAGGAGATCggtgagaaaatgaaaagagatAAGAAGGAAGCCAAAGACTCAATTGCGGGGAGGGTCTCCAAGCAGGTGAAGAAGAAAGACGTTTCTGGCGGGAGCGCCTCTCTGGGACCTCACTCGCCTTCGTCATTAAAGATCCAAGAGGTCGTTAACCTCATGGTTCAAGCTCACGGTCAAAAAGAGTTCGCCAGGGTTTGTTCCTCCGATGAAACCCCCGAAACCGCCCCGGAGGGTTGGTTTTGCATTCATGAGAAGTATATCTCTAAATGCCACCTCCAGTTTCCGCTTCCAGACCTCCTATTAGATCTTCTTGACCATTACCAATTGGCCCTCTCTCAGCTTTGTCCCTCGGTTATCCGGGTGATAAATGGTTTCATTACCAGGGCTAAGGAGGAGGGGGTCGCTGTTGGACTGACCGAACTGATGAGCCTCTATACGATCAAGGAGATCTCTAGTAAAGACGGTGGTAGTGGTACCTACTATCTTCCTTGCCGTCCTAGGCTCGGTCTTTTTAAGTCCTCCGGTAGCGATGATGATTGGAGGAAAAAATactttatgtcaagattgatcccTCCACAGTTCCAGTGGGTCGTGCTCTTTCGGTTATTTG ATTTCGAGGATCCTCCTAAGCTTATTGATAAGCTGTCTAGAGCTCTTTTTCGGAAGCTACATCAAAGTCCCAATACTTGGACGTCTTTTACTACTTCTCGCattggatcagctaggttcccgGATCGATACAACGCCAGGTTCCTTTACCCGATTCCTGCTGAAGATTTAGAAG TTTCTGAAGGTCCTTTCGTGGTAGATCTTTCGACTGGAGCTAGTACTTCTGAAACCGAAAAGACTCAAGCTCCCAAGATGAGGCCTTCTTTCCGTTCCAGGAGCAAACCTGCTGCAGCTGCCAGTGCTTCGCGAGGCAGCGACAAGACCCAAGGAGGAGCCTTCCTTAGCTCGCTGAAGGAGGTCCTTGATGATGGGTCCTCTGTTCATGTTAGGGATGTTAACCCAGTTGAGACCAGAGCTCAAGATGTTGTTCCCCGTCCTGAGATCCCGCCAGTTGATGTTAACCCTCAAGCTGCTAGAGATCCCTCTGAGGTCGAACCTCCGAGAAACAAGAGGTCTCGGACTGATTTGGGAGATAGGCCCACCAGgtcttcctcctcgtcttcgCGGGGAGGGACCGTCGGCTGGAACTTTACCCATTCTAAGCCGGGATCGATCTTGGATGACCCTTGGGGTTTGGCAACCatcatgaggcatatgaagatgGTAGGATGCTCCATGCCTTCAATCAACGGTCTGACCAACAAGGAAGAATACATTGAGATAGCTCACCACATGGGTCAG cTGGAGCCATTAACAAAGCTCAGCTGA
- the LOC130498127 gene encoding uncharacterized protein LOC130498127 yields MSQKEGSGEIQISASGARIMKGKQEAGEKMKKDAKKKKAKDSIAARVSKRMKKKDGKSASSGPHSPSMLKSQDVVNLVVQAHSKKDLARACTNDEIPETVPEGLFCVHEKYISKCHLRFPLPTLLLNLLDHYQLALSQPCPSVIRVVNGFFTRAKEEGVIVGLTELMSLFLIKESSTKEGGSGTYYLPCHPGLEIEDPAKLSGKLTRALCRKLQHSPNTWGAYTTTRIGSDISEGESVFSVSSGASTSERTQSHKMPIQPSFRSRGRSTKAASSSRGSNKNQGGSFLSTVKDVLDDGGSAPVKDASRSEPRVQEVVPHSEVPEAEADLQIVKDTHEFEPPRSKRGGTVGWKFAHSKPESVLDDSWGLATLMRHMKRTGCALPSIANLTNKEEYVEIAHCMGQLAGAINRAQFKFEETVHNAPNAGELAQVTELVRATKMELDQARFKVSELQAEVKRLGSKADIQ; encoded by the exons ATGAGTCAAAAGGAAGGCTCCGGTGAGATTCAAATCTCTGCTTCCGGTGCTCGTATTATGAAGGGTAAGCAAGAAGCCGgcgagaagatgaagaaggatgccaagaagaagaaggctaaaGATTCAATTGCAGCGAGAGTCTCCAAGcgaatgaagaagaaagatggcaagagcgcctcctctggACCTCACTCTCCTTCGATGTTGAAGAGTCAGGACGTTGTTAACCTCGTCGTCCAAGCTCACAGCAAGAAGGATTTAGCCAGAGCTTGTACTAATGATGAAATCCCCGAAACTGTCCCGGAGGGTTTGTTCTGTGTCCACGAGAAATACATCTCCAAGTGTCACCTTAGGTTCCCTCTCCCAACCCTCTTGCTAAATCTCCTAGATCACTATCAATTAGCCCTTTCCCAGCCTTGCccctcggttatccgagtggTGAATGGATTTTTCACCAGGGCTAAGGAAGAAGGAGTTATCGTAGGGCTAACCGAGCTGATGAGTCTTTTCTTGATAAAGGAGAGCTCCACCAAGGAGGGGGGAAGCGGGACCTATTATCTCCCCTGTCATCCAGGGCTAG AGATTGAGGACCCTGCTAAGTTATCCGGTAAACTCACTAGAGCTCTCTGTAGGAAGCTGCAACACAGCCCTAATACCTGGGGAGCTTACACTACCACGAGAATTGGATCAGATA TTTCTGAAGGTGAATCAGTATTCTCAGTCTCGTCGGGAGCCAGCACCTCAGAAAGGACTCAGTCACACAAGATGCCTATCCAGCCCTcgttccgttccaggggtagatcaaccaaagctgccagctcctctcgaGGAAGCAACAAGAatcaaggaggatccttcctcaGCACTGTGAAGGATGTCCTTGATgatggaggctctgctcctgtcAAAGATGCCAGTCGCTCCGAGCCCAGGGTTCAGGAAGTTGTCCCTCACTCCGAGGTCCCGGAGGCGGAAGCTGATCTTCAAATAGTGAAGGATACTCATGAGtttgagcctccgaggagcaagag AGGAGGAACTGTCGGCTGGAAATTCGCTCACTCGAAGCCTGAATCAGTCTTGGATGactcgtggggtttggctacgcTGATGAGGCACATGAAGAGAACCGGGTGTGCCCTCCCCTCGATCGCCAATCTCACGAACAAAGAGGAGTACGTTGAGATTGCCCATTGCATGGGCCAG CTGGCTGGAGCTATcaacagggctcagttcaagtttgaggaAACTGTGCACAATGCCCCCAATGCTGGTGAGCTAGCTCAGGTTACTGAGCTAGTTAGAGCTACTAAGATGGAGCTCGACCAGGCTCGGTTTAAGGTCTCTGAACTTCAAGCTGAGGtcaagagacttggctccaaggCCGACATTCAGTAA